A section of the Gloeobacter violaceus PCC 7421 genome encodes:
- a CDS encoding precorrin-8X methylmutase, with protein sequence MDLHPITAESFAIIDAEIGEHAFPPAEYQIVRRVIHATADFEYQHLLRFEHGAIPAALAAIRAQTPVIVDVQMVKVGVAGSLGDHPLICALEAGIIPQAGQTRTEAGLLGLSARYPEAIYVIGNAPTALLALVEAIRAGRAHPALVVGVPVGFVQVIPAKKALASLAIPQIRVEGRKGGSPVAAAIVNALMALSTAAS encoded by the coding sequence ATGGACCTTCACCCAATCACCGCCGAAAGTTTCGCCATCATCGATGCTGAAATCGGCGAGCACGCCTTCCCACCCGCCGAATATCAGATCGTGCGGCGGGTGATCCACGCGACGGCCGACTTCGAGTACCAACACCTGTTGCGCTTTGAGCACGGAGCGATCCCCGCCGCCCTTGCCGCCATTCGGGCACAAACCCCGGTGATCGTCGATGTGCAGATGGTCAAAGTCGGCGTGGCCGGCAGCCTTGGAGATCATCCTCTTATTTGCGCGCTGGAAGCGGGGATTATCCCGCAGGCGGGTCAGACGCGCACGGAGGCAGGCTTGCTCGGTCTTAGCGCCCGCTATCCCGAAGCCATTTACGTCATCGGTAACGCTCCTACGGCCCTGCTGGCGCTGGTGGAGGCGATCCGTGCAGGCCGAGCACATCCGGCGCTGGTGGTGGGCGTGCCGGTGGGTTTTGTGCAGGTGATCCCCGCCAAAAAAGCCCTCGCCAGTCTGGCTATTCCCCAGATCCGGGTGGAGGGGCGCAAAGGCGGCTCGCCGGTGGCGGCGGCCATCGTCAACGCCTTGATGGCTCTGAGCACCGCCGCTTCCTGA
- a CDS encoding DUF6800 family protein, which yields MSFKKIERTKEIDRRRHRKAKLAKLRARYHAAKTEAERKDIYSRAARLSPWLSVEEFANPSTAAVTSQ from the coding sequence ATGTCCTTCAAAAAAATCGAGCGGACCAAAGAAATCGATCGCCGCCGCCACCGCAAAGCCAAACTCGCCAAACTGCGCGCCCGCTACCATGCCGCCAAGACCGAGGCGGAGCGCAAAGACATCTACAGTCGCGCCGCCCGCCTCTCGCCCTGGCTGAGCGTCGAAGAATTCGCCAACCCCTCTACCGCCGCCGTCACCTCGCAGTAG
- a CDS encoding thioredoxin-like domain-containing protein, translated as MGTAVSSKTPRVRAPELPPKFHWLNTDRPLRLKELRGRVVLLDFWTYCCINCLHILPDLKYLEDKYRDSLTVIGVHTAKFANEQDLDNIRRAILRHDIEHPVIVDESHTIWQSYTVRAWPTLVLIDPDGYYVGHASGEGNRDLLDQLIGELVLRQTNQGRPLPGGLRTRLEKASAPPTPLAFPGKLTVYGDRLFVSDSGHHRIVTSSLDGSSHESIGSGIPGWRDGNFEEAEFWAPQGLALSADGRTLFVCDTENHLLRKIDLVRRQVSTFAGTGEQSLGYGQVEGPGLEIPLNSPWDAVVADGALYVAMAGSHQIWKCDPHSGRISTFAGNGHESTLNGTRDGSAFAQPSGITTNDHRLFVADSESSSVRTVGIAEDITALLCGSGDLFGFGDQDGLGEAVLLQHPLGVHWDGGTLWLTDTYNHKIKRIDPESGRCETLTGHIDSGYLDGDLAEARFWEPAGLWRNGDRIYIADTNNHAIRVIDLVSRRVSTLKIRNLCAPGYCFPDSA; from the coding sequence ATGGGAACCGCCGTGTCCAGCAAGACCCCCCGTGTCCGCGCCCCCGAGCTGCCCCCAAAATTTCACTGGCTCAACACCGACAGGCCCCTACGCCTGAAGGAACTGCGCGGCCGGGTCGTGCTGCTCGATTTTTGGACCTACTGCTGTATCAACTGTCTGCACATCTTGCCGGATCTCAAATACCTCGAGGACAAGTATCGCGACAGCCTCACGGTGATCGGCGTGCACACCGCCAAATTTGCCAACGAGCAGGACCTGGACAATATCCGCCGGGCGATCTTGCGCCACGACATCGAGCATCCGGTGATCGTCGATGAGAGCCACACCATCTGGCAGAGCTACACGGTCAGGGCCTGGCCGACGCTGGTGCTCATCGACCCGGACGGTTACTACGTGGGCCACGCCTCCGGCGAGGGCAACCGCGACCTGCTCGATCAACTGATCGGCGAACTGGTTTTGCGCCAGACAAACCAGGGCCGCCCGCTGCCCGGTGGGTTGCGCACACGCCTTGAAAAAGCTTCCGCCCCGCCCACGCCCCTCGCCTTTCCCGGCAAACTCACCGTTTACGGCGATCGCCTGTTTGTCAGCGACAGCGGTCACCACCGCATCGTGACCAGCAGCCTGGACGGCTCCAGCCACGAGAGCATCGGCTCCGGCATCCCCGGCTGGCGCGACGGCAACTTCGAGGAGGCCGAATTTTGGGCTCCCCAGGGGCTGGCTCTTTCTGCGGACGGCCGCACGCTGTTCGTCTGCGACACCGAGAATCATCTGCTGCGCAAAATCGACCTGGTCCGCCGCCAGGTAAGCACCTTCGCAGGCACCGGCGAGCAGAGTCTGGGCTATGGCCAGGTCGAAGGGCCAGGTCTGGAGATTCCCCTCAATTCGCCCTGGGACGCAGTGGTGGCGGATGGAGCGCTCTACGTGGCGATGGCCGGTTCCCACCAGATCTGGAAGTGCGACCCGCATAGCGGCAGAATCAGCACCTTTGCCGGCAACGGCCACGAATCGACCCTGAACGGTACGCGCGACGGTTCCGCTTTCGCCCAACCGAGTGGGATCACTACCAATGATCACAGGTTGTTCGTCGCCGACTCCGAAAGCAGTTCCGTGCGTACCGTGGGCATTGCTGAAGATATCACCGCACTCCTGTGCGGCTCAGGCGACCTGTTCGGCTTTGGGGATCAAGACGGCTTAGGGGAAGCCGTGCTGTTGCAGCACCCGCTTGGGGTGCACTGGGACGGTGGAACTTTGTGGTTGACCGACACCTACAACCACAAAATCAAGCGCATCGACCCCGAAAGTGGGCGGTGCGAGACTCTCACAGGCCACATCGACAGCGGCTATCTCGACGGCGACCTTGCCGAGGCGCGCTTCTGGGAGCCTGCCGGATTGTGGCGCAACGGCGATCGGATCTATATTGCCGACACCAACAACCACGCCATCCGCGTTATCGACCTTGTCTCGCGTCGGGTCTCGACGCTCAAAATCCGCAATCTGTGCGCTCCTGGGTACTGCTTTCCTGATAGCGCTTAA
- a CDS encoding photosystem II S4 domain protein has translation MPSTLPREELLKRAEHRDALARVLDLAETALRDWSVVTSDFYSPPEVGECLDVFSRLVEVHAAAWGGYSQAERQRIAVSRDNIAIETAAIPLAAVDIRGNFLFDAASHRDFLGAILGTGIVRGKVGDILVLGDRGAQTLVAPELVPFLQTSLTSVRTVPVQVVPIGFEELRIRPPQTKEITSVEASLRIDAIGSAGFGLSRNKMVESIEAGEVTLNWKTVTQPSKNVQTGDRITLRGRGRLEVGPVDTTKKGRYRVQMIRYQ, from the coding sequence ATGCCCAGCACTTTGCCCCGCGAAGAATTGCTCAAGCGCGCCGAGCATCGCGACGCGCTCGCGCGCGTGCTCGATCTGGCCGAGACGGCCCTGCGCGACTGGTCGGTGGTCACCTCCGACTTTTACTCGCCTCCCGAAGTGGGCGAATGTCTCGATGTCTTTTCGCGTCTGGTGGAGGTGCACGCCGCCGCCTGGGGCGGCTATTCCCAGGCCGAGCGCCAACGTATCGCGGTTTCCCGCGATAACATTGCCATCGAAACCGCCGCCATTCCGTTGGCTGCCGTCGATATTCGCGGTAACTTTTTGTTCGACGCCGCAAGCCATCGTGATTTTCTGGGGGCCATCCTGGGCACCGGCATCGTGCGTGGCAAGGTGGGGGACATTCTGGTGCTGGGGGATCGCGGCGCCCAGACGCTGGTGGCCCCTGAACTGGTGCCGTTTTTGCAGACTAGCCTCACCAGCGTGCGCACGGTGCCGGTGCAGGTGGTGCCGATTGGCTTTGAGGAACTACGCATCCGGCCGCCCCAGACCAAGGAAATCACCTCGGTCGAAGCGTCGCTGCGCATCGACGCCATCGGTTCGGCCGGGTTTGGTTTATCCCGCAACAAGATGGTCGAATCGATCGAAGCGGGGGAGGTGACCCTCAACTGGAAGACCGTCACCCAGCCCAGCAAGAACGTCCAGACCGGCGACCGCATCACCCTGCGCGGGCGGGGCCGCCTGGAGGTGGGACCGGTGGATACGACCAAAAAAGGACGCTACCGCGTCCAGATGATCCGCTATCAGTAA
- a CDS encoding phosphoglucomutase/phosphomannomutase family protein → MAGTAIRFGTDGWRSIIAREFTFENVTRVARASAEILAETFEGEGIVIGYDRRFLADEFARTAAEAVRSLGLSVLLADRPAPTPAFSWAVKKRGAKGALVLTASHNPASYCGIKIKGAFAGSVSPEFTRAVEERLEGPVPADRPRGSLALFDPWMDYLAQLRTRVDVAALQEANLAIFIDVMHGVGAGGLPHLLGPNVVEVRERHDPLFGGTPPEPIGRYLMPLFQAVRDYRGNRPVVGLALDGDADRIAAADRHGHFLSCQVLIPLLVDHLARRRGLAGKVVKTISGSDLIAKVARARGLPVEETAIGFKYIADVMLREPVLVGGEESGGIGYLGHMPERDGLLCALYLVEIVAQTGKDLGALFAQLQEELGFRSHYDRQDLRLADEAFKQRLLGELENSPPKTVAGQAVIEHSAIDGHKFRLADGHWLLVRFSGTEPLLRLYCEGPDPARVTETLQWAERWATGPGVLC, encoded by the coding sequence ATGGCAGGCACGGCCATTCGCTTCGGTACCGACGGCTGGCGGTCGATTATCGCGCGGGAATTCACCTTCGAGAATGTCACCCGCGTGGCGCGGGCTTCCGCTGAAATCCTTGCCGAAACTTTTGAAGGCGAGGGAATCGTCATCGGCTACGACCGCCGCTTTCTAGCCGACGAATTTGCCCGCACCGCCGCCGAAGCCGTGCGCAGCCTGGGTCTATCGGTGCTCTTGGCCGACCGCCCCGCCCCCACCCCCGCCTTCAGCTGGGCGGTCAAAAAACGCGGCGCCAAGGGTGCTCTGGTGCTCACCGCGAGCCACAACCCCGCTTCCTACTGCGGCATCAAGATCAAAGGCGCCTTCGCAGGGTCGGTCTCGCCGGAATTCACCCGGGCGGTCGAAGAGCGGCTCGAAGGTCCAGTACCTGCGGATCGGCCCCGGGGCAGCCTGGCGCTGTTCGATCCATGGATGGACTATCTGGCCCAGTTGCGCACGCGGGTGGACGTGGCTGCCCTGCAGGAAGCGAACCTGGCTATCTTTATCGATGTCATGCACGGCGTCGGCGCGGGGGGATTGCCCCACCTGCTCGGACCGAACGTGGTAGAAGTGCGCGAGCGCCACGATCCGCTTTTTGGCGGCACCCCGCCCGAACCGATCGGCCGCTACCTGATGCCTTTATTTCAGGCGGTGCGCGACTACCGGGGGAATCGGCCGGTGGTCGGTCTGGCCTTGGATGGCGACGCCGATCGGATCGCCGCCGCCGATCGCCACGGCCATTTTTTGAGCTGCCAGGTGCTCATTCCCCTGCTGGTGGACCACCTGGCCCGCCGCCGGGGACTCGCCGGCAAAGTCGTCAAGACGATCAGCGGCTCGGATCTGATTGCAAAGGTGGCCCGCGCCCGGGGATTGCCGGTCGAGGAGACGGCCATCGGCTTTAAGTACATCGCCGACGTCATGCTGCGCGAGCCGGTGCTCGTGGGTGGCGAAGAATCGGGAGGCATCGGCTATCTGGGCCACATGCCCGAGCGCGACGGGCTTCTGTGTGCGCTGTATCTAGTCGAGATCGTGGCGCAAACCGGCAAAGATCTGGGCGCTCTGTTTGCCCAATTGCAGGAGGAACTCGGTTTTCGCTCCCACTACGACCGGCAGGATCTGCGCCTGGCGGACGAAGCGTTCAAGCAGCGATTGCTGGGAGAGCTGGAAAACTCCCCCCCCAAAACGGTGGCCGGGCAGGCAGTGATCGAACACAGCGCTATCGACGGCCACAAATTTCGCCTCGCCGACGGGCACTGGTTGCTCGTCCGCTTCAGCGGCACCGAACCGCTGCTCCGGCTCTACTGCGAAGGCCCCGACCCCGCCCGGGTCACCGAGACATTGCAGTGGGCGGAGCGTTGGGCCACCGGCCCTGGGGTGCTATGCTGA
- the cobO gene encoding cob(I)yrinic acid a,c-diamide adenosyltransferase, which yields MTDADTAHKLKMERRKQVQEQRLAERDRKKGLLIVYTGDGKGKSSAAFGMIFRSLGHGLPVAVIQFIKGAWEPGEAKLLGRFPELVVFRAMGEGFTWETQDRGRDIAKAGEAWEAGLELILAGRHHIVLLDEINVAMKLGYLDPNQVLAGLARKPEMVHVVLTGRGAPESIIEAADLVTEMKLVKHPFRSQGIKAQLGIEY from the coding sequence ATGACCGATGCCGACACCGCCCACAAACTCAAAATGGAGCGCCGCAAGCAGGTGCAGGAGCAGCGCCTGGCCGAGCGCGACCGCAAAAAGGGACTGCTCATCGTCTACACCGGTGACGGCAAGGGCAAAAGTTCGGCGGCCTTCGGCATGATCTTCCGTTCACTGGGCCACGGCCTGCCGGTGGCGGTGATCCAGTTCATCAAGGGTGCCTGGGAACCGGGAGAAGCCAAACTGCTCGGCCGCTTCCCGGAGCTGGTAGTCTTTCGGGCGATGGGCGAAGGGTTTACCTGGGAGACCCAGGATCGCGGGCGCGATATCGCCAAAGCGGGTGAAGCCTGGGAGGCGGGACTGGAACTTATCCTGGCGGGCCGACACCACATCGTGCTGCTCGATGAAATCAACGTGGCGATGAAACTGGGATATCTCGATCCCAATCAAGTCCTGGCGGGCCTGGCGCGCAAGCCCGAGATGGTCCATGTCGTGCTCACCGGCCGCGGCGCCCCGGAGAGCATCATCGAAGCCGCCGATTTGGTGACGGAGATGAAACTGGTCAAACACCCCTTCCGCAGCCAGGGGATCAAAGCGCAGCTGGGAATAGAGTATTGA
- a CDS encoding cation:proton antiporter, producing the protein MASELQLIVDIVTVLGAAAAGGFLASRLRQPVLLGYLLGGMVVGPAGLSLVGDEGAIKALAEVGVALLLFALGVEFSIKELNKVRNIALGGGSLQVLLTIFLGGGLAYLTGWVDTIPKAIFLGAVLSLSSTAVVLKILIERNEVQTAHGQAMLAILIVQDLGLGLMLAVLPALTQPPEALGGALLWALLKSVLFIAGAVVSGIWLIPPLMRQVARTGSQELFVLTVFALCLGVALVTSTIGLGIEMGAFVAGLMISEVEYADQALDRVLPMRDIFATVFFASIGSLIDPIFLWNNAPTLLGLVAAVMVGKALIVTPVVMIFGYPFKTALTVGLGLNQIGEFSFVLAGVAQGLGLFSQELYGLTVGTTAVTLVVTPFVLKSSPMIFNALESLPVVGKALRASEAPKAIAVEEGIRDHIVVAGYGRVGETLVRMLRSQGHTVLVIDNNEATTESLRKQQIPYLYGDSSSELVLEKAHLEQARAMAIALPDPMATRLTLKRVLSVAPEIDITVRAHANSEIDALYQLGAREVVQPEFESALAMGSHMLIGLGLGVRDVQQEVVACRETRYRSILPDRPDFMVANELEAAVEGLEGNWFTVKANSPLVGLTLAQADIRRLTGVSVMAIRNGSETNRYPGPQTVLQAGDRVLAVGNVEEDKAFEELLEGRAEASIGRPERWVEVPKNSFLDGQTLADVDLRRRHGVLVQAVQRTGKMVRFPNADTVVQAGDRLMVCGSAESIEQLRGLLQQVPTVTSQEE; encoded by the coding sequence ATGGCATCGGAGTTACAACTTATCGTCGATATCGTGACCGTGCTCGGGGCGGCAGCGGCCGGGGGTTTTCTGGCGAGCCGCCTGCGTCAACCGGTGCTTCTGGGGTACTTGCTCGGGGGCATGGTGGTGGGACCGGCGGGGCTGTCGCTGGTGGGGGATGAAGGCGCCATCAAGGCCCTGGCTGAGGTGGGGGTGGCGTTGCTGCTGTTTGCCCTGGGGGTCGAATTTTCGATCAAAGAACTCAACAAGGTCCGCAACATCGCTTTGGGCGGGGGCAGCCTGCAGGTGTTGCTCACGATCTTTTTGGGAGGCGGCCTCGCCTATCTCACCGGCTGGGTGGACACCATTCCGAAGGCAATCTTCCTGGGGGCGGTGCTGTCGCTGTCTTCGACCGCCGTGGTGCTCAAGATCCTCATCGAGCGCAACGAGGTGCAGACCGCCCACGGCCAGGCGATGCTCGCGATTCTCATCGTGCAAGACCTGGGGTTGGGCCTGATGCTCGCGGTGCTGCCCGCCCTCACCCAACCGCCCGAGGCCCTAGGTGGGGCCTTGCTGTGGGCGCTGCTCAAATCGGTGTTGTTTATTGCCGGGGCGGTGGTATCCGGTATCTGGCTCATTCCGCCTCTGATGCGCCAGGTGGCGCGCACGGGCTCCCAGGAGCTGTTCGTGCTCACGGTCTTTGCCCTCTGCCTGGGGGTGGCGCTGGTCACCTCGACCATCGGCCTGGGTATCGAGATGGGCGCCTTCGTGGCGGGATTGATGATCTCCGAAGTCGAGTACGCCGATCAGGCCCTCGACCGGGTGCTGCCGATGCGCGACATATTTGCGACGGTCTTTTTCGCCTCGATCGGCAGCCTGATCGACCCAATCTTTTTGTGGAACAACGCCCCGACGTTACTTGGGTTGGTGGCGGCCGTCATGGTGGGCAAGGCGCTTATCGTGACGCCCGTTGTGATGATCTTCGGCTACCCGTTCAAGACGGCGCTCACCGTCGGATTAGGGCTCAACCAGATTGGCGAATTTTCGTTTGTGCTCGCCGGGGTGGCCCAGGGGCTGGGGCTGTTTTCGCAGGAACTGTACGGTCTGACGGTCGGTACGACGGCGGTGACGCTGGTGGTCACCCCGTTTGTGCTCAAGTCCTCGCCGATGATCTTCAACGCCCTGGAGTCGCTGCCTGTGGTCGGCAAAGCGTTGCGCGCGAGCGAAGCGCCAAAGGCGATCGCCGTCGAAGAGGGCATCCGCGATCACATCGTGGTGGCAGGCTACGGACGTGTGGGCGAGACGCTGGTGCGCATGCTGCGCTCCCAGGGGCACACCGTGCTGGTCATCGACAACAACGAGGCCACCACCGAAAGCCTGCGCAAACAACAAATTCCTTACCTTTACGGGGACTCCTCCAGCGAACTGGTGCTCGAAAAGGCGCACCTGGAGCAGGCGCGGGCGATGGCTATCGCCCTGCCGGACCCGATGGCGACTCGTCTTACCCTCAAGCGCGTGCTGAGCGTCGCGCCGGAAATCGATATCACTGTGCGTGCCCACGCCAATTCCGAAATCGACGCGCTCTACCAGTTGGGAGCGCGCGAAGTCGTACAGCCCGAGTTCGAGTCGGCCCTGGCGATGGGATCGCACATGCTCATCGGCCTCGGCCTCGGCGTGCGCGATGTACAGCAGGAAGTGGTGGCCTGCCGCGAGACACGCTACCGCTCGATTCTGCCCGATAGACCCGACTTCATGGTTGCCAACGAACTGGAAGCAGCCGTGGAAGGTCTGGAGGGCAACTGGTTTACCGTCAAAGCCAACTCGCCGCTGGTGGGCCTCACCCTCGCCCAGGCCGATATCCGCCGCCTTACCGGTGTCTCGGTGATGGCCATTCGCAACGGCAGCGAGACCAACCGCTACCCGGGTCCGCAGACGGTCCTGCAGGCGGGCGACCGGGTACTCGCCGTGGGCAATGTCGAAGAGGACAAAGCTTTCGAGGAACTGCTCGAAGGCCGGGCGGAAGCGAGCATCGGCCGCCCCGAGCGCTGGGTGGAGGTGCCCAAAAATTCGTTCCTGGATGGTCAGACGCTGGCGGATGTAGATCTGCGCCGCCGCCACGGCGTGCTGGTGCAGGCGGTGCAGCGCACCGGCAAAATGGTCCGCTTCCCCAACGCCGACACGGTCGTGCAGGCCGGGGATCGCCTGATGGTCTGCGGCAGCGCCGAATCGATTGAGCAATTGCGGGGGTTGCTACAGCAAGTGCCGACGGTGACTTCCCAGGAGGAGTAG
- a CDS encoding DUF2283 domain-containing protein, which translates to MATTNIDDYLNVLPLEKLAGKQDFWSFYDSEADTLYFNFKKPSVATDSELTDDDVIIRYEGDQVVGFTVLHASKRGGSLPVQIVFAQQLKLLETYLLILRKMKFLPTLIWWRVNGINWMFWLGYPVFRPLLFLLITSHIRRILVPLERVYKLNASASPSEAVKIQWVALHERVKLMREEIGVVIVSPLMLTILGPFGSAGLAVIISWETIKSLMQEGIRENVQDITINLLSTYIFYVVNLISIALGLLSIVLVITFYVKRRLFNEPYVQLDELFLTPVLKKIVDPATGKSLYLEEQKLFKAVEEPYPNENPVDQLLLGFTYLYLCLITASGFGILAWFIYSRNHIVAYIYGFLCLIPILAGFLLIRGIWREIRERRAT; encoded by the coding sequence ATGGCCACCACTAATATAGACGATTACTTGAACGTGCTTCCGCTGGAAAAGTTGGCGGGAAAGCAGGATTTCTGGTCATTCTACGACTCTGAAGCCGACACGTTGTATTTCAATTTCAAAAAGCCAAGTGTCGCTACCGATAGCGAGCTCACTGACGATGACGTGATCATTCGATACGAAGGCGATCAAGTCGTTGGCTTTACGGTTCTCCATGCAAGCAAACGTGGCGGAAGTCTCCCGGTTCAAATTGTTTTTGCACAGCAGCTCAAACTCCTGGAAACATATTTACTGATTCTCCGCAAAATGAAATTTTTGCCCACGCTAATCTGGTGGCGTGTGAATGGTATAAACTGGATGTTTTGGCTGGGGTATCCTGTCTTCCGGCCCTTGTTGTTTTTGCTAATTACTAGCCACATTAGACGTATTCTTGTTCCCCTCGAAAGAGTTTACAAATTAAATGCCTCTGCAAGCCCTTCAGAAGCCGTGAAAATTCAGTGGGTGGCGCTTCATGAAAGAGTAAAACTGATGCGCGAGGAAATTGGCGTCGTTATTGTCTCACCGTTGATGTTGACAATCCTTGGCCCGTTTGGCAGCGCTGGCCTGGCTGTAATAATTTCTTGGGAAACAATTAAATCATTAATGCAGGAGGGCATTCGCGAAAACGTACAAGACATTACAATTAATCTATTGTCGACCTATATATTTTATGTTGTTAATTTGATTTCAATCGCTCTGGGACTGCTCAGCATTGTCTTGGTAATTACTTTCTATGTCAAACGGAGATTGTTTAACGAACCTTACGTACAACTAGATGAACTCTTTCTAACACCAGTCTTAAAAAAGATTGTAGACCCAGCCACCGGTAAAAGTTTGTATCTTGAGGAGCAGAAGCTGTTTAAGGCGGTAGAAGAACCCTACCCCAACGAAAATCCTGTAGACCAGTTACTCTTAGGCTTTACCTACTTGTACCTGTGCTTGATAACCGCAAGTGGTTTCGGAATTTTAGCGTGGTTTATATATTCCAGAAACCATATCGTAGCGTACATTTATGGGTTCCTTTGTCTTATACCTATCTTGGCTGGCTTCCTACTGATTAGAGGGATCTGGCGAGAGATCAGAGAAAGACGGGCTACATAA
- the crtO gene encoding beta-carotene ketolase CrtO, which produces MDTYDVVIIGAGHNGLVCAAYLLKAGYSVLLLEKREIPGGAATTEEVMPDEAPGFRFNLCAIDHEFIHLGPVVEELELEKFGLEYLYCDPVVFCPHPDGRYFLAHRSVDKTCGEIARYSERDARKYREFIDFWQRAMGVFIPIFNAPPKSLLDIAGNFDGAKLADLFSVIGGPNKTLDFAQSLLTSPRDMLEEWFDLELVRAPLARLAAELGAPPSQKALAFGAVMMAMRHNPGMARPRGGTGALVAALVRLVESLGGEILCNQSVRRILVEENRAVGVETADGRAYRARHGVVSNIDAKRVFLHLIDPADVDRADDKLRERVERKIGNSNETILKIDLALSEPLRFEHHQHRDEYLIGSILIADSVDQVEIAHSDPAVGKIPLEDPSMYVVVPSVLDPSLAPEGKHTAWIEFFAPYQIAGAEGTGQMGTGWTDELKNKVADQVIDKLAQYAPNVHKATIARNVESPAELADRLGALKGNYYHLDMTIDYLMFFRPLPEIANYKTPIDGLYLSGAGTHPGGSVSGMPGRNAARVFLHEQRPIAETAKDAVKSLSETAKSVYRSLTGS; this is translated from the coding sequence GTGGATACTTACGATGTCGTCATCATTGGAGCCGGCCACAACGGGCTGGTGTGTGCAGCATATCTACTCAAGGCGGGCTACAGCGTCCTGTTGCTCGAAAAACGCGAGATCCCGGGTGGGGCGGCGACCACCGAGGAGGTGATGCCCGACGAAGCGCCGGGCTTTCGCTTCAACCTCTGCGCCATCGATCACGAATTTATCCACCTGGGTCCGGTGGTCGAGGAACTCGAACTGGAAAAATTCGGCCTCGAATACCTGTACTGCGACCCGGTCGTCTTCTGCCCGCACCCGGACGGGCGTTACTTTCTGGCCCACCGCTCCGTGGATAAAACCTGCGGGGAGATTGCCCGCTACAGCGAGCGCGACGCGCGCAAGTACCGCGAATTTATCGATTTTTGGCAGCGGGCGATGGGCGTATTCATTCCGATCTTCAATGCCCCGCCCAAGTCGCTTTTGGACATCGCGGGCAACTTCGACGGCGCCAAACTCGCGGATCTCTTCTCGGTGATCGGCGGCCCGAACAAGACCCTCGATTTTGCCCAGAGCCTGCTGACCAGTCCCCGGGACATGCTCGAGGAATGGTTCGACCTGGAACTGGTTCGAGCCCCCCTCGCCCGTCTGGCCGCCGAACTGGGCGCCCCGCCCTCCCAAAAAGCCCTCGCCTTCGGGGCGGTGATGATGGCGATGCGCCACAATCCGGGCATGGCCCGCCCCAGAGGCGGCACCGGGGCGCTGGTGGCGGCCCTGGTGCGGTTGGTGGAAAGCCTGGGGGGTGAAATCCTCTGCAACCAGTCGGTGCGGCGCATCCTGGTCGAGGAGAACCGGGCGGTGGGGGTGGAGACCGCCGACGGCCGCGCCTACCGCGCCCGCCACGGCGTCGTCTCCAACATCGACGCCAAGCGCGTCTTTTTGCACCTGATCGATCCGGCCGATGTCGATCGGGCCGACGACAAACTGCGCGAGCGGGTCGAGCGCAAAATCGGCAACAGCAACGAGACGATTCTCAAAATCGACCTCGCCCTTTCGGAGCCCCTGCGCTTCGAGCACCACCAGCACCGCGACGAGTACCTAATTGGTTCGATCCTCATTGCCGATTCGGTCGATCAAGTCGAAATCGCCCACAGCGATCCGGCCGTGGGCAAAATTCCCCTCGAAGATCCTTCGATGTATGTCGTGGTGCCTTCCGTGCTCGATCCGAGCCTTGCCCCCGAGGGCAAGCACACCGCCTGGATCGAATTTTTTGCTCCTTACCAGATTGCCGGGGCGGAGGGCACCGGCCAGATGGGCACCGGCTGGACGGATGAACTGAAAAACAAAGTCGCCGACCAGGTGATCGACAAACTTGCCCAGTACGCCCCCAACGTCCACAAAGCTACCATCGCCCGCAACGTCGAGAGTCCGGCGGAATTGGCCGACCGGCTTGGGGCGCTCAAGGGCAACTACTACCACCTGGATATGACCATCGACTACCTAATGTTTTTCCGGCCGCTACCCGAGATCGCCAACTACAAAACGCCCATCGACGGGCTCTACCTGAGCGGCGCGGGCACCCACCCGGGCGGTTCGGTCTCGGGGATGCCCGGCCGCAACGCGGCGCGCGTCTTCCTGCACGAGCAGCGCCCAATTGCCGAAACGGCCAAAGACGCGGTCAAATCGCTCAGCGAGACGGCAAAGTCGGTGTACCGCAGCCTGACCGGCAGCTGA